The Acinetobacter chinensis genomic sequence TTTTCAGAAAACCGATCTTAATCTGTGCTAAAAATAGAAAAAATTTCAGACTCTTAGAAATCCAATGAAAAAATTTCTGACTTCTACTCTACTGGCAACATCATGCTTATTTACCGCACATTCCCATGCAGATATTGAAACGGTCTGCCAGCAGCCGAAATCCGAAAAAGTATCGACAGCGTGGTCAGGACACTATTATTTACAGGGAGTCATGGAAGTGGGTTCTGAACTGCTGCTGAAACCAGATGGTACTTTTAAATGGTACCTGGCAGTTGGCGCACTGGATCAGTACGCAGAAGGAAAATGGTGGCAAAATGAAAGCTGTATAGGCTTAAAAGCCGAACCTGAATACCAGGCATCTCTTGAAATTTTTCCCATTCAGCTGAAAATCCAGGACAAAATTTTAAAAGCCGTCTGGTCAGGTGGACGCGAACAAGGTGCATATATCCGGGCTGAACCTCATAGCGATGCCGAATAAAACGGCGTCAGTTCACCTCAAACTCAGCATCTGCAGGATCAAAACGCCATGTTCTGACAATTCGAAGTTCAGAAATATCTTTCATTTTTACATCAAATGCACCAAATGGAGCTGCTTTACGGACAGATGCTTTTGCTGCCTCATCAAGCACAGAATGACCTGAACCTTCAATCAGGCGAATAGCACGGATTCCGCCGTTCTGATTCAGAATCACCATCAGGCGTACTTCTCCAGCTAGCTGCTGTGCTTTTGCCAGGTCGGGATAATAGCGGTTACCGTAAAACTCGACTTTTTGCCGGAATTTTTCCATATAAGCAGCTGTCATATCCTGTTTAGCCTGAATACCATCCACAGTTTTAATTTTCTGCTGACGGCTGAAGTTCTGCTGACGCTGCAGATACTGTGCTTCCAGACTGGCAATCATGGCTGCCTTTGCCTGATACTGGCTGTTCATTTCATCTGCCGCTTTTTTACGACGGTTCTGCTCCGCTTCTTTCTGCCAGCTGAGCGTGGTCATCAGTACTTTTTCTTCGAAGCTCAGCTCTTTTTTCTGCTGCATCTGCTCCCGACTTTCCTGCTTCTGCTCCCCTGCACTCTGGTCAATCATTGGAGCAGGCATATCACTGGACATACGATGTGCTTCACGGAATGTTCCTGAACCCTGCTGATCTGCCTGTGCTAGAAAATCGGCATTTTTAACTTCCGTCTCACTCGGGCGCATGGTGACCGCAATTTCCCTGACCGCTGCATCCTGTGGTTCGGACATGGTGAACTGCACAGACAACACCAGTAAATGCAGAACGGCAGCCATGATCACTGCTGTTGCAAAAACAGGGTCTTTCCACCAGTTATTCACCAGTGGAGAAAAGTTAATTTTCCTGAGCATCACAATAAACCGACAAAATGTCTGATTCCCCAACAATACAAAATCAGTATAAAATAAACGCAGTCATCACTTTTAGACAAAAAGCAGAAGCCTGTCACCATGCGGGCTGCACATAAATAAATTCATGAAAATGGTGCATTTAATTTTGTTAAACTGCAAGGTTTCAGGTCTGTATTTTTAATACATTTTCGATAAAAAATTTCCCAAAACCTAATCAACGGAATTTTCTGTATGCAATCACTGATATCCAGCATCTCCAGACGTATACGACAGGTATACCAGAAAGCTGAAGGATTTATTGAAGATGAACGTGAATTTCCAATGTCTCAGGTTTTTCTGAATGCCACATTTGAGCGTTTCGTCACAGACAATGTCAAAGTCCTTCAGGATCTGCATGCCGATCTGCATGATGACTGGTTACGCCTGTATGCCACACTGGATGTCAAAGGGCTTTACACCACACTGTCT encodes the following:
- a CDS encoding energy transducer TonB, which encodes MLRKINFSPLVNNWWKDPVFATAVIMAAVLHLLVLSVQFTMSEPQDAAVREIAVTMRPSETEVKNADFLAQADQQGSGTFREAHRMSSDMPAPMIDQSAGEQKQESREQMQQKKELSFEEKVLMTTLSWQKEAEQNRRKKAADEMNSQYQAKAAMIASLEAQYLQRQQNFSRQQKIKTVDGIQAKQDMTAAYMEKFRQKVEFYGNRYYPDLAKAQQLAGEVRLMVILNQNGGIRAIRLIEGSGHSVLDEAAKASVRKAAPFGAFDVKMKDISELRIVRTWRFDPADAEFEVN